In Carya illinoinensis cultivar Pawnee chromosome 9, C.illinoinensisPawnee_v1, whole genome shotgun sequence, the following are encoded in one genomic region:
- the LOC122276386 gene encoding protein GAST1, with protein MAKKFCGLMFSVIMMLHLLVENHAIETEAPTPQPQQNSQFPKYGITQGSLQPQECGPRCTQRCSKTAFKKPCMFFCQKCCAKCLCVPPGTYGNKEFCPCYNNWKTKRGGPKCP; from the exons ATGGCAAAGAAGTTTTGCGGTCTAATGTTCTCTGTAATTATGATGCTGCATTTACTAGTAGAGAACCAT GCGATCGAGACTGAGGCTCCAACCCCACAGCCCCAACAAAATAGCCAATTCCCAAAG TATGGTATCACCCAAGGCAGCCTTCAACCACAAG AGTGTGGTCCACGTTGCACACAAAGATGCTCAAAAACAGCGTTCAAGAAGCCATGCATGTTCTTCTGTCAAAAGTGCTGTGCCAAGTGCTTGTGTGTCCCTCCCGGAACTTATGGGAACAAGGAATTCTGCCCTTGCTACAACAATTGGAAGACCAAGAGAGGAGGACCCAAATGCCCTtga